The following nucleotide sequence is from Rhodospirillales bacterium.
CGGATGCAGCAGGCACAGGATCCGGTCGAGCACCCAGGCCGCCGTCGCCTGGGTTTCCGCCTTGGCGACCGCGTCTGCGCCCTCCTCCTGCAAGACCGGCTTGATGAATTCGAGATACCAGTCGCAGAACGTCCCCCAGGTGAAATGGTAGATCGCGCCCGCCGTCTCGTTGAACTTGAATTCCCGCAAAGCGGCGTCCGCCAGCGCCGCCGCTTCCGCCGTTTTGCCGACGATCCAGCGGTTGAGCGTGAGCCGGACCGACGCCGGATCGAATCCCTTCTTCGGCAGGCAGCCGTTCATTTCGCAGAAGCGCGCCGCGTTCCAGATCTTGGTCGCGAAGTTGCGGTAGCCCTCGACCCGCGATTCCGAGAGCTTCACGTCGCGGCCCTGGACCGCGAGCGCGGTCAGCGTGAAGCGGAGCGAATCCGCCCCGAACTTGTCGATCAGGTCCAGGGGGTCGATGACGTTTCCCTTGGACTTGGACATCTTCTGGCCCTTTTCGTCGCGCACCAGGGCGTGGATGTAGACGGTGCGGAACGGGACCTCGTTCATGAAATGGAGACCCATCATCATCATGCGCGCGACCCAGAAGAAGATGATGTCGAAGCCGGTCACCAGCACGCTGGTCGGATAATAGCGCTCGAGTTCGGGCGTCTTGTCCGGCCAGCCGAGGGTCGAAAACGGCCACAGCGCGGACGAGAACCAGGTGTCGAGCACGTCCTCGTCTTGTTTCAATTCGACCGCGCGGCCGTAATGGGCGCGCGCGGCCTCGGCCGCTTCTTCCGCCGTCAATTCGACGAAGATATGTCCGTCGGGGCCGTACCAGGCGGGAATCTGGTGGCCCCACCAAATCTGGCGCGACACGCACCAGGGCTGGATGTTGCGCATCCATTCGAAATAGGTGTTCTCCCACGATTTGGGCACGAAGCGGGTGCGTCCCTCCTCCACCGCCTTGATCGCCGGCTCCGCCAGTTTTTTCGCGTTCACGTACCACTGGTCGGTCAGCCACGGTTCGATCACCACGCCGGAGCGGTCGCCGTAAGGAACGATCATCGGGTTTTCCTCGATCTTTTCGAGGAGACCGAGGGATTCCATTTCCGCCACGACTTTCTCGCGCGCGACGAAGCGATCGAACCCACGAAACCGTTCCGGC
It contains:
- a CDS encoding valine--tRNA ligase — encoded protein: PERFRGFDRFVAREKVVAEMESLGLLEKIEENPMIVPYGDRSGVVIEPWLTDQWYVNAKKLAEPAIKAVEEGRTRFVPKSWENTYFEWMRNIQPWCVSRQIWWGHQIPAWYGPDGHIFVELTAEEAAEAARAHYGRAVELKQDEDVLDTWFSSALWPFSTLGWPDKTPELERYYPTSVLVTGFDIIFFWVARMMMMGLHFMNEVPFRTVYIHALVRDEKGQKMSKSKGNVIDPLDLIDKFGADSLRFTLTALAVQGRDVKLSESRVEGYRNFATKIWNAARFCEMNGCLPKKGFDPASVRLTLNRWIVGKTAEAAALADAALREFKFNETAGAIYHFTWGTFCDWYLEFIKPVLQEEGADAVAKAETQATAAWVLDRILCLLHPIMPFITEELWQRIASDRSGTLVGESWPDIPLSLRDAKAEAEADWLVELISAIRAVRAEMNVPAAAKIALRHRGASAETAARLGRYGDLIRRLARIEAIEPSAGAEKGAVQVVVGEATFILPLAGVIDLAAEKARLDKEIARIEGEIVKFDKKLSNESFVAKAPPEVVETERERLAEARAHQARVKDARERLIAAM